In the Leptolyngbya sp. SIO1E4 genome, one interval contains:
- a CDS encoding aspartate/glutamate racemase family protein has protein sequence MSLPTCRIKIINGNTCQPMTANINTSAQSIKFPSTEIVTVQPQSGPESIESFYDEYLAIPGILEQIILDRDSDAFILACWGDPGIEAAREITAKPVIGIAEASLYVANMVAAKWSVVTTLHRVRDMVEKTIVKTGLTERCASVRTTKLSVLDTEQDRLATLDVLIEASQLAIQADGAEAICLGCAGMSGLEQQLETHLGVPVIDAVAAAVKMAESLVSLRKTTSKKLTYGSPERKEIKGYPSHYQAKNFSC, from the coding sequence ATGTCTCTACCGACCTGTCGTATCAAAATCATTAATGGCAATACATGCCAACCCATGACGGCCAATATCAATACCTCGGCCCAAAGCATTAAATTTCCGAGTACTGAGATTGTGACGGTGCAGCCTCAAAGTGGCCCTGAATCCATTGAGAGTTTTTATGATGAATATTTGGCAATTCCCGGCATCTTAGAACAGATTATTCTTGACCGTGACTCTGATGCCTTTATTTTGGCCTGTTGGGGCGATCCAGGAATTGAGGCAGCCCGCGAGATTACGGCTAAACCCGTTATTGGGATTGCCGAGGCCAGCCTATATGTTGCCAATATGGTAGCGGCTAAGTGGAGTGTCGTTACGACTCTCCACCGAGTACGGGACATGGTAGAAAAAACAATTGTTAAAACTGGTCTAACAGAACGTTGTGCCTCTGTCAGAACAACAAAACTATCGGTGCTTGATACGGAACAGGATCGGTTAGCTACTCTGGACGTATTGATTGAAGCCAGTCAGTTGGCGATTCAAGCGGATGGTGCTGAGGCTATTTGTTTGGGGTGCGCTGGCATGAGTGGCTTAGAACAGCAATTGGAAACCCATTTGGGTGTACCAGTTATTGATGCTGTCGCAGCCGCGGTCAAAATGGCAGAATCCTTGGTGAGCCTGAGAAAAACCACCAGCAAGAAATTAACCTACGGATCACCAGAAAGGAAAGAAATTAAAGGATATCCTTCCCATTACCAGGCTAAAAATTTCTCCTGCTAG
- a CDS encoding WD40 repeat domain-containing protein — protein MFSLKPLVELKADRLLSEYITALVWAPVGNRLAIASGAGEVVLWQDFQETILQAANGASIDALGFSGEGQWLAAAGQAGVVTLWRLSADSPERVETLTWGSAWIDRLQWHPHQPWLACNCGKTVHIWDADQGETLATLELPANVQDLGWSPDGTHLAVSAQQRVQIWETSRWISPQYEWELMAASRILKWSPEGAYLASANQDNSVGVLTWENVRALKQSSDHQADLPALLAGLPGKVRQLAWADIPDADRSPILATATRHLVAMWILIPDEGWQSWLLDLHQDTVLDVAFQPQTGLLASLSEDGCILLWQAAVEPAQVLKGAEDGFSCLTWHPTGEYLAAGGQQGEVLVWALCPDARQRLFQQPEALS, from the coding sequence ATGTTCTCTCTCAAACCCCTGGTAGAACTAAAGGCTGATCGATTGCTGTCGGAGTACATTACCGCCCTGGTCTGGGCGCCGGTCGGAAATCGATTGGCGATCGCGTCTGGGGCCGGGGAGGTGGTTCTGTGGCAAGACTTTCAAGAAACCATATTGCAGGCCGCCAATGGCGCTTCCATTGATGCCCTAGGGTTTTCCGGAGAGGGTCAGTGGTTGGCGGCAGCCGGGCAAGCCGGGGTGGTGACGCTCTGGCGGTTGTCTGCTGACTCACCTGAGCGGGTAGAGACGCTGACCTGGGGTTCAGCCTGGATCGATCGCCTGCAGTGGCACCCCCATCAACCCTGGCTCGCCTGTAACTGTGGCAAGACAGTTCATATTTGGGATGCTGACCAGGGGGAAACCCTAGCTACCCTGGAATTGCCCGCCAATGTGCAGGATCTAGGGTGGTCTCCCGATGGCACGCACTTGGCAGTTTCGGCTCAGCAACGGGTTCAAATTTGGGAAACGTCTCGCTGGATTTCCCCCCAATATGAATGGGAACTGATGGCGGCCAGTCGAATCTTGAAATGGTCCCCTGAGGGAGCCTATTTGGCGTCAGCCAATCAGGATAACAGCGTTGGCGTCCTCACCTGGGAAAACGTCCGTGCCCTAAAGCAATCTTCGGATCATCAAGCCGATTTGCCCGCTCTGCTGGCAGGGCTGCCCGGCAAGGTTCGGCAACTCGCCTGGGCCGATATTCCCGATGCTGATCGCTCCCCCATTTTGGCAACTGCCACGCGGCATCTGGTTGCCATGTGGATACTGATTCCCGATGAGGGGTGGCAGAGTTGGTTGCTGGATTTGCATCAAGACACCGTTCTGGATGTGGCCTTTCAGCCCCAAACCGGGTTGCTGGCCTCCCTATCGGAAGATGGCTGCATTCTACTGTGGCAGGCGGCTGTAGAACCGGCTCAAGTGCTGAAAGGGGCAGAGGATGGGTTCTCCTGTTTGACCTGGCACCCGACCGGAGAGTACCTGGCGGCTGGCGGTCAGCAGGGTGAGGTACTGGTGTGGGCCCTCTGCCCCGATGCCAGACAGCGTCTTTTTCAGCAACCGGAGGCGCTATCGTGA
- a CDS encoding tetratricopeptide repeat protein: MADGLIEHLCQRLGEKLQMAPTSGLSDLITYLQGVIEADANLKEALTDKAVQINQGDATGYQVLVEGGQAYIGTHLRVTDPSLVEAALNTILAAYLSRPVGTPSNLPLSGVVKFVGREESLAQVHEKLQAGSTVAVTSVSGMGGVGKTELTLQYAYQHLKANTYPGGLCWINVRAQDVGLGLLEFARTQLELPEPPDTLETLLEKVQWVCRRWQGKAILVMLDDVTDYEAVQPYLNLLDPRFRVLMTTRLKLRAKAELLELGVLTETASLELLRVLVDDPHRIDSQLADAQRLCEWLGYLPLGLELVGRYLARREDLSLVEMLERLEAKKLAAQALVQAQQMTTQLGVAAAFQLTWDDEQFPNEAKMLCGLLSMFSLAPIPWNLVEQCLPDWDKEVLEDFRVEYLLGRSLLSRVGKGFYQLHQLLREFFTTKRSQMANDVALKQTVCRVMAAEAEQMPKIETQAQIEQFIPVIPHLKEVATTLCPWLTDADLIFPSTRVAQFYEGQADYESALLWYQHCLETAEARLGCNCHEVALCLNNLALLYQAQGHYDEAEPLHRRALAIGEQQLDADHRDIALFLNNLAQLYYRQGCYHQAEPLYRKSLIIFEQQLGKDHPNGAKILNNLALLYQTQGRYSEAEPLYQRSLIIKEQQSGAGHPDVSLSLINLAALYQEQSRYAEAENLLKRSLAICEQQLSKDHPNFALNLNNLAVLYQLQGRYNEAESLCQQSLNIREQKLGKDHPDVAQSLNNLAFLYKTQRHYDKAEPLLQRSLSIQERLLGTKHPDVALSLNNLAEFYREQSRYAEAEPLYYRSLSIWQQRFGENHPNVATSLNNLALLYDSQGRNTEAEELYQRSLSIREQQLGYDHPKVAMNLNNLAALYQKQKRYSEAEPIYRRSLQIGETQLGDHPDTVIASANLAYLYRIQGRYEEAEPLYLKALKINEQCYGKEHPEVATSLSDLAYLYRIQERYEEAESLYLRVIWIRETQLGMDHLDTASSLNNLAFLYDSQRCYEEAEPLYRRVLQIREAQLGADHLDTAISLNNLALLYHYQGRYAEAEPLFQGSLTIREQQLEADHPDVATSLNNLALCYRAQGRYAEAEPLFQGSLTIREQQLGNDHPDFANSLNNLALLYQDQGHYSEAESLYQKALSIQEEQLGQDHPNVAQSLNNLGVLYQFQGRYGESEPLFQYSLAIRERQLGKDHPDVAQSLSNLAFLCQMQGRYDEAEPLLQRSLLIQEQQLDTNHPDVARCLNNLADLYRVQGRYPEAEPLYERSLVIWEQQLGKDHPDVAISLNNLALLYQAQGRYAEAEPLHHRSLYIRERQLGQDHPNVARSLNNLAALYSSQGRYSEAETLYQKALSIQEEQLGQDHPDVALSLNNLAVLYCEQEHYSKAEPLYIRSLSIQEQKLGSDHPDVTQSLDVLAGFYCDQGRYAEAEPLCTRLLSIRERQLGSDHPDIVMNLYALAFLYDYQGLYTKAEPFYIRAINILINNLGESHPDTQTCKQNFLTSLKQATEAGQTASFSDHPLTQALLQQLQTGNSNV, encoded by the coding sequence ATGGCTGATGGGCTGATTGAGCACCTGTGCCAGCGATTGGGGGAAAAGCTGCAAATGGCTCCCACCAGTGGCTTGAGTGACCTGATTACTTATTTGCAAGGGGTGATTGAGGCGGATGCCAACCTGAAAGAGGCACTGACAGATAAGGCAGTGCAAATCAATCAGGGGGATGCGACGGGCTATCAGGTATTGGTGGAGGGGGGACAAGCCTACATTGGCACCCACTTGCGGGTCACAGATCCCAGCTTGGTGGAAGCAGCCCTGAATACGATTTTGGCAGCTTACCTCTCCCGTCCTGTGGGCACCCCCAGTAATCTGCCCTTGAGCGGGGTGGTGAAGTTTGTGGGGCGAGAGGAGTCACTGGCGCAGGTGCATGAGAAGTTACAAGCTGGCTCGACGGTTGCCGTCACCTCGGTGTCGGGGATGGGAGGTGTGGGTAAGACGGAATTGACGTTGCAGTATGCCTACCAACACTTGAAGGCGAATACCTATCCCGGCGGTCTGTGCTGGATTAATGTCAGAGCACAGGATGTGGGTTTGGGCTTGTTGGAGTTTGCCCGCACCCAGTTGGAGCTACCGGAACCACCCGATACTTTGGAAACATTGCTGGAGAAGGTGCAGTGGGTATGCCGCCGCTGGCAGGGGAAAGCGATTCTGGTGATGCTGGATGATGTGACGGATTACGAGGCGGTGCAACCCTATTTGAATCTGCTGGATCCCCGCTTTCGGGTGTTGATGACCACCCGGTTGAAGTTGAGAGCCAAGGCTGAGCTGTTGGAGTTAGGGGTATTGACGGAGACAGCATCCCTAGAACTGTTACGGGTCTTGGTGGATGATCCTCACCGGATTGATAGTCAACTTGCTGATGCCCAACGATTGTGTGAGTGGTTAGGATATTTGCCCTTAGGACTGGAACTGGTGGGGCGCTATCTGGCCCGGAGGGAGGACTTGAGCTTGGTGGAAATGTTGGAGCGGTTGGAAGCAAAAAAGTTGGCGGCTCAGGCGTTGGTGCAAGCACAGCAAATGACGACTCAACTGGGCGTAGCAGCGGCTTTCCAATTAACTTGGGATGATGAGCAATTCCCAAATGAAGCCAAGATGCTTTGCGGGCTGTTGAGTATGTTTTCTCTAGCACCCATTCCCTGGAATTTGGTGGAACAATGCTTGCCGGATTGGGATAAAGAAGTCTTAGAGGATTTCCGGGTTGAATATCTGCTTGGACGCAGTTTGCTATCCAGGGTTGGCAAAGGATTCTATCAATTGCATCAACTATTGCGGGAGTTTTTTACTACCAAGCGATCGCAGATGGCGAATGATGTTGCGCTGAAGCAAACGGTGTGCCGAGTCATGGCAGCCGAGGCAGAACAGATGCCAAAAATAGAAACCCAAGCACAGATTGAGCAGTTTATCCCTGTCATTCCCCATCTCAAGGAAGTTGCGACAACGCTTTGCCCTTGGCTTACCGACGCCGATTTGATATTTCCGTCCACTCGCGTTGCTCAATTCTATGAGGGACAGGCAGATTATGAGTCTGCCCTACTCTGGTATCAGCATTGTCTAGAAACAGCAGAAGCCCGATTGGGTTGTAATTGTCACGAGGTCGCTCTATGTCTTAATAATCTGGCACTCCTCTACCAAGCTCAAGGTCACTATGATGAAGCAGAACCGCTCCATCGACGAGCTCTTGCCATTGGGGAACAACAGCTAGATGCTGACCACCGCGACATTGCCCTGTTCCTCAACAACCTGGCACAACTTTACTATCGGCAGGGATGCTACCACCAGGCAGAACCGCTCTATCGGAAATCTCTTATCATCTTTGAGCAGCAATTAGGCAAAGACCATCCCAATGGTGCTAAGATCCTGAATAATTTGGCACTCCTCTACCAAACTCAGGGACGCTACTCTGAGGCAGAGCCACTCTACCAGCGATCGCTCATCATCAAAGAACAACAATCGGGTGCCGGCCATCCTGATGTCTCCCTAAGTCTCATCAATTTGGCAGCACTCTACCAAGAGCAAAGTCGCTACGCTGAAGCAGAAAATCTATTAAAGCGATCACTTGCTATCTGCGAACAGCAGTTAAGCAAAGACCATCCTAACTTTGCTTTAAACCTCAATAATCTAGCGGTACTTTACCAATTGCAAGGGCGCTACAACGAAGCTGAATCGCTCTGTCAGCAATCCCTGAACATCCGAGAGCAAAAATTGGGTAAAGACCATCCCGATGTCGCTCAAAGCCTGAATAATCTAGCATTCCTCTATAAAACACAAAGACACTACGACAAGGCAGAACCACTCTTACAAAGATCTCTCTCCATCCAAGAACGGCTGTTGGGCACCAAACACCCTGATGTCGCTCTAAGCCTCAACAACTTAGCAGAGTTTTACCGAGAACAAAGTCGCTACGCTGAAGCAGAACCGCTCTATTACCGCTCTCTTTCTATCTGGCAACAGCGGTTTGGTGAAAACCATCCTAATGTTGCCACTAGCCTTAACAATCTGGCACTCCTCTACGATTCCCAGGGACGCAACACTGAGGCAGAAGAACTTTACCAGCGATCACTCTCCATTCGAGAGCAACAGTTGGGATACGACCATCCCAAGGTTGCCATGAACTTGAACAATCTGGCTGCACTATACCAAAAGCAGAAGCGCTACTCTGAAGCAGAACCAATTTACCGGCGATCACTCCAGATTGGGGAAACACAACTAGGAGATCACCCTGATACTGTTATTGCTTCGGCTAATTTAGCATACCTTTATCGTATTCAAGGGCGTTACGAAGAGGCAGAACCCCTCTATCTAAAGGCGTTAAAGATCAATGAGCAATGTTACGGTAAAGAGCATCCGGAAGTTGCTACAAGTTTGAGCGATTTGGCATATCTGTACCGTATCCAAGAGCGTTATGAAGAGGCAGAATCACTATATCTACGAGTAATTTGGATTCGTGAAACACAGTTAGGGATGGATCACCTTGATACGGCTAGTAGTCTCAACAATCTAGCCTTTTTATACGATTCTCAAAGGTGCTATGAAGAGGCAGAACCGCTCTACCGACGAGTGCTTCAGATTCGAGAAGCACAATTAGGGGCCGATCACCTTGATACTGCCATTAGCTTGAATAATCTGGCATTGTTGTATCACTATCAGGGACGCTACGCTGAGGCAGAGCCGCTCTTTCAGGGCTCCCTTACCATTCGTGAACAGCAGTTGGAAGCTGATCATCCCGATGTTGCTACCAGCCTGAATAATCTGGCACTATGCTATCGAGCCCAAGGACGCTACGCTGAGGCAGAGCCGCTCTTTCAGGGCTCCCTTACCATTCGTGAACAGCAGTTGGGCAATGATCACCCCGACTTTGCCAATAGCTTGAACAATTTGGCACTACTCTACCAAGACCAAGGACACTACAGCGAGGCAGAATCGCTTTATCAAAAGGCACTCTCCATCCAAGAGGAACAATTGGGTCAAGACCATCCTAATGTTGCTCAAAGCCTCAACAATTTGGGAGTATTGTACCAATTTCAGGGACGTTATGGCGAGTCAGAACCGCTCTTTCAGTACTCCCTCGCCATTCGAGAACGGCAATTGGGCAAAGACCATCCCGATGTTGCCCAAAGCCTCAGTAATTTAGCATTCCTCTGCCAAATGCAAGGACGCTACGACGAGGCAGAGCCACTTTTACAGCGATCGCTCTTGATCCAAGAACAGCAGTTGGATACCAATCATCCTGATGTTGCCCGATGCCTCAACAATCTGGCAGATCTTTACCGAGTACAAGGACGTTACCCTGAGGCGGAACCTTTGTATGAGCGATCGCTGGTAATTTGGGAACAGCAATTAGGCAAAGATCATCCTGATGTCGCTATCAGCCTCAACAATCTGGCATTACTCTATCAAGCACAGGGACGTTACGCCGAAGCAGAACCGCTCCATCATCGGTCACTCTACATTCGAGAACGGCAGTTGGGTCAAGACCATCCCAATGTCGCCCGAAGTCTCAATAATCTGGCGGCACTCTACAGTTCCCAAGGACGCTACAGCGAGGCAGAAACCCTTTATCAGAAAGCACTCTCCATCCAAGAAGAACAGTTGGGTCAAGACCATCCTGATGTGGCCCTGAGCCTAAACAATCTTGCAGTACTCTATTGCGAGCAAGAGCACTACAGTAAGGCAGAACCTCTCTACATACGATCACTCTCTATCCAAGAACAAAAGTTAGGCAGTGATCATCCTGATGTTACCCAAAGCCTTGACGTTTTGGCGGGTTTCTACTGTGACCAAGGACGCTATGCCGAAGCAGAACCACTCTGTACACGATTACTCTCCATCCGAGAACGACAGTTAGGGAGTGACCATCCAGATATTGTTATGAACCTTTACGCTTTGGCATTTCTTTACGATTACCAAGGGCTCTACACCAAAGCAGAACCCTTTTATATTAGGGCAATCAACATTCTGATAAACAACTTGGGAGAAAGCCATCCTGATACTCAAACGTGCAAGCAAAACTTTCTAACCTCCCTAAAACAGGCGACTGAGGCAGGGCAAACCGCATCATTCTCCGATCATCCCCTGACGCAAGCTCTGCTACAACAACTACAGACTGGAAATAGCAATGTCTGA
- a CDS encoding DUF86 domain-containing protein translates to MIQTWFTQNRQVIGKASRSLSSAIRDQHPELTWSKIIGMRNILTHNYFGIDLDVVCLAVEQELPSLKREIAAILQSL, encoded by the coding sequence CTGATTCAAACCTGGTTTACTCAAAACCGGCAAGTCATTGGTAAGGCTTCCCGTTCGCTTTCTTCAGCTATCAGAGACCAACACCCAGAATTAACCTGGTCGAAAATAATTGGAATGCGAAACATTTTGACTCACAACTACTTTGGGATTGACCTTGATGTTGTTTGTTTGGCTGTCGAGCAAGAGTTACCAAGTCTGAAGCGAGAGATCGCAGCTATTTTACAATCGTTGTAG
- a CDS encoding type II toxin-antitoxin system VapC family toxin encodes MYLLDTNVISELRKQEKANPGVQQFFSKAIDQNTRLYLSVITIGELRRGVDLIRHRGDQSQADLLEAWLKRILTDYRDFILSFTATEAQVWGRLRVPQAQNAIDKQIAAIALTYDLTLVTRNVQDFDMTGVRLLNPFHD; translated from the coding sequence ATGTATTTGCTTGATACCAACGTCATTAGTGAGCTGCGCAAGCAGGAGAAAGCAAACCCTGGCGTGCAACAGTTTTTTAGCAAGGCCATAGACCAAAACACCAGACTGTACCTGAGCGTGATCACCATTGGCGAACTGCGCCGTGGGGTGGACCTCATTCGTCATCGCGGTGATCAGAGCCAAGCCGATTTGCTGGAAGCTTGGCTAAAGAGAATTCTGACGGACTACCGCGACTTTATTCTCAGCTTTACCGCCACAGAAGCACAGGTTTGGGGACGTCTTCGAGTGCCCCAAGCTCAGAATGCCATTGACAAACAGATCGCTGCAATTGCTCTCACCTACGATCTCACACTGGTTACTCGCAACGTTCAAGACTTTGATATGACAGGCGTTCGTTTACTCAATCCATTTCATGATTAG
- a CDS encoding type II toxin-antitoxin system RelE/ParE family toxin — translation MFCQSTRGESLGMPQSRPMPSIGVSCHELRIKDAEQNWRIIYRIDNDAILILEIFSKKTQTTPQKVIDICKKRLSKYDQDKQG, via the coding sequence ATGTTTTGTCAGTCAACTAGGGGTGAAAGTTTAGGTATGCCTCAGTCAAGGCCAATGCCAAGTATAGGAGTAAGCTGTCATGAACTTCGAATCAAAGATGCAGAACAAAATTGGCGAATCATATATCGCATTGACAACGATGCCATCTTGATTTTGGAAATCTTTAGCAAAAAGACTCAGACGACACCCCAGAAGGTCATTGATATTTGTAAGAAGCGATTAAGCAAGTACGATCAAGACAAGCAAGGTTAA
- a CDS encoding sulfite exporter TauE/SafE family protein: protein MAPLLILAHVEAAGRLTTLLNGQLTPAAIAAGLAIAYSFGAVHALSPGHGKTLVGAYLVGSRGTPQAALWLGLTTTVTHTLAVFILGVTTLLASHYIDLDQVYPILGAASGVAICLVGLRLLSTRLRDGHHHHHHPDHHHHAHHHHGDPPRADWSSILAIGISGGLVPCPSALVLLLSAIALHQIAYGLVLIGGFSLGLASVLTILGLAAVYGRQWIESFPIGNGVMQRLSVVSALATIGIGLGLTTMALT, encoded by the coding sequence ATGGCTCCACTGCTCATTCTGGCTCATGTTGAGGCGGCTGGTCGGTTAACGACGTTGCTCAACGGGCAGCTTACTCCGGCGGCGATCGCAGCGGGACTGGCGATCGCCTACAGCTTTGGTGCGGTGCATGCTCTTTCCCCCGGTCATGGCAAAACCCTGGTGGGAGCTTACCTGGTGGGCAGTCGGGGCACACCCCAGGCCGCTCTCTGGCTGGGGCTAACCACCACGGTGACTCATACTCTAGCTGTTTTCATCCTGGGAGTGACCACCCTGCTGGCTTCCCATTACATCGATCTCGACCAGGTGTATCCGATTTTGGGAGCTGCCAGCGGAGTGGCAATTTGCCTGGTGGGGTTGCGCTTGCTGTCCACGCGCTTGAGGGATGGACATCACCATCACCACCACCCCGATCATCACCATCACGCTCATCATCACCATGGCGACCCACCAAGGGCAGACTGGTCATCCATTTTGGCCATTGGCATTTCGGGTGGGTTGGTGCCCTGCCCATCAGCCCTGGTCTTGCTGCTGAGCGCGATTGCCCTACACCAAATCGCCTACGGGTTAGTGCTCATAGGCGGATTTAGTCTGGGGCTGGCATCGGTACTTACAATTCTGGGATTAGCCGCCGTTTATGGACGACAGTGGATTGAAAGTTTCCCTATCGGTAATGGGGTTATGCAGCGGCTGTCAGTAGTCAGCGCTTTGGCCACAATAGGTATTGGCCTCGGTCTAACAACCATGGCGTTGACATGA
- a CDS encoding Crp/Fnr family transcriptional regulator has product MHDFASPTAVPNHPMIHQFKRREIIPLRKNILWHFKTGAARLLTLSEEGTAITLGFWGAGDLTGQPLIGIQPCELECLMDVEAVRLHLEQCRELQSVTMAHLHQMQALIRMRQGNIPQRLQRLLTWLGQEFGCPTEGGQLIQLRLTHQELADTIGTTRVTVTRLMQNLEQQGSLYYSRRQQIVLRQPWLCDRTA; this is encoded by the coding sequence ATGCACGATTTTGCTTCTCCTACTGCGGTTCCCAATCACCCGATGATTCATCAATTCAAACGTCGGGAGATCATTCCCCTGCGGAAAAACATCCTCTGGCATTTCAAGACCGGAGCCGCCCGTTTGCTGACCCTGTCTGAAGAGGGCACCGCCATTACCCTGGGGTTTTGGGGCGCAGGCGATTTGACCGGACAGCCGCTCATCGGCATTCAACCCTGCGAGTTGGAATGCCTGATGGATGTCGAAGCCGTTCGCCTACATCTTGAGCAGTGTCGGGAATTACAGTCAGTGACGATGGCCCATCTGCATCAGATGCAAGCGCTGATTCGCATGCGACAGGGCAACATTCCGCAGCGGTTACAACGGCTGCTCACCTGGCTGGGGCAGGAGTTTGGTTGCCCCACCGAGGGCGGGCAGTTGATTCAACTACGGTTAACCCATCAGGAACTGGCTGACACCATCGGCACCACCCGCGTGACGGTCACTCGACTCATGCAAAATCTGGAACAGCAAGGCAGCCTTTATTATTCCCGACGACAACAGATTGTTTTACGGCAACCCTGGTTGTGCGATCGCACGGCCTGA
- a CDS encoding DUF1636 domain-containing protein: MSQHTLFICTSCAFTAGQREYWSQRGGYHLWQSLLKCQQQGQLPPTVRVQPVECLSACNRFCAIAIASPEKTTLMFGDLPALDSATAIVQLATQYAASGDGVIPRRDRPALLQKGILARIPPVLPPQP; the protein is encoded by the coding sequence ATGTCTCAGCACACGTTATTTATTTGCACTTCCTGCGCCTTTACCGCTGGTCAACGGGAGTACTGGAGCCAGCGGGGAGGATATCACTTGTGGCAGAGTTTGTTGAAATGTCAGCAACAAGGGCAGCTACCGCCGACTGTTAGGGTTCAACCGGTGGAGTGCCTCAGTGCCTGCAATCGTTTCTGCGCGATTGCGATCGCCTCTCCTGAGAAGACGACCCTCATGTTTGGTGATTTACCTGCCCTCGATAGCGCGACTGCCATTGTTCAATTGGCGACTCAGTATGCGGCCAGCGGCGATGGGGTGATCCCCCGTAGAGACCGTCCTGCCCTGTTGCAGAAAGGGATTCTAGCTCGCATTCCGCCCGTGCTACCTCCCCAACCCTGA
- a CDS encoding helix-turn-helix transcriptional regulator — protein MDQKTSKKLEDKGWKVGTVSDFLELSPEEAILVEIKLALSRSLKERRQSLMTQSDLAEKIHSSQPRVANAENGDASVSIELLIRAILATGASTEDIGQVIASVR, from the coding sequence ATGGATCAAAAAACTAGCAAAAAACTGGAAGATAAAGGCTGGAAAGTGGGTACGGTTTCAGATTTCTTAGAGTTAAGTCCAGAAGAAGCAATTCTTGTCGAAATAAAGCTGGCACTTAGCCGCAGTCTCAAAGAGCGAAGACAGTCATTAATGACGCAATCGGACTTAGCCGAAAAAATACATTCCAGTCAACCGCGTGTTGCGAATGCTGAAAATGGTGATGCTTCTGTATCCATCGAGTTGCTAATCCGAGCAATTTTAGCAACAGGAGCCTCAACTGAGGATATTGGACAAGTCATTGCTAGTGTCAGATAA
- a CDS encoding TIGR02652 family protein, whose translation MGSLLPALGETIRCPCCDRSIPALVLTNAYLCPRHGLFEVSAAEDGIIHLDSGRHWRAWQGQWYRQHQQVESLRVEIFAALDHLHHQGFYTTGITLAQRYRDLVTPYVESRSDWFRQIYYGKLRLFGLPVTFQPDTQTGSRWQVIAFELDKNLGSPKVYSYFTCTRTNGGWGK comes from the coding sequence CTGGGTTCTCTCTTACCCGCATTAGGCGAAACCATTCGTTGCCCCTGCTGCGATCGCTCTATTCCAGCGCTGGTGTTGACGAATGCCTATCTCTGCCCTCGCCACGGTTTGTTTGAAGTCAGTGCTGCTGAGGATGGCATCATCCATCTCGACTCAGGACGGCACTGGCGAGCCTGGCAGGGCCAATGGTATCGCCAACACCAACAAGTCGAGAGTCTACGGGTCGAAATTTTTGCGGCGCTAGATCATCTTCACCATCAGGGATTTTACACGACCGGGATAACCCTGGCCCAGCGATATCGAGACTTGGTAACCCCTTATGTAGAGTCCCGGTCTGATTGGTTTCGCCAGATCTATTACGGCAAGCTGCGTTTATTTGGTTTGCCGGTAACCTTTCAGCCTGATACCCAGACGGGGTCTCGATGGCAGGTTATCGCCTTTGAACTTGATAAGAATCTTGGATCGCCCAAAGTCTACAGCTATTTCACCTGCACTCGCACGAATGGGGGCTGGGGGAAATGA
- a CDS encoding DNA-binding protein codes for MANLIVRNIDDAIVKALKQRASRNGVSAEAEHRKILEQVLLHPPQKSFAEVLCLIPNVGNDSDFQRIQDDTSADVFA; via the coding sequence ATGGCCAACTTAATTGTCCGCAACATTGATGACGCCATTGTCAAAGCTCTAAAACAGCGGGCCAGCCGCAACGGCGTTAGTGCCGAAGCTGAGCACCGCAAAATTTTGGAGCAGGTATTGCTGCATCCGCCCCAAAAGTCCTTCGCTGAAGTCCTGTGCCTGATTCCCAACGTAGGCAACGATAGCGACTTTCAACGCATTCAAGATGACACCTCTGCCGATGTATTTGCTTGA